A window of Deltaproteobacteria bacterium contains these coding sequences:
- a CDS encoding 30S ribosomal protein S13, whose protein sequence is MARIAGVELPKNKRLEIALTYIYGIGRTTAQQILDKAEIDRNKKSDDLTDQDITSLRKTIDAGYKVEGDLRREVSLNIKRLMDFGSYRGLRHRRGLPVNGQRTKTNARTRKGPRRSVVKKKRRS, encoded by the coding sequence GTGGCAAGAATTGCAGGTGTTGAGCTGCCAAAAAACAAGAGGCTGGAGATTGCGCTCACGTATATTTATGGAATTGGACGCACAACCGCCCAACAAATTCTGGATAAGGCAGAAATTGACAGAAACAAAAAATCCGATGATTTGACTGATCAAGATATCACGTCGCTGCGGAAGACTATCGATGCCGGCTATAAAGTAGAGGGAGATCTTCGTAGAGAGGTGTCATTGAACATCAAGCGATTGATGGATTTCGGAAGCTATCGGGGACTCAGGCATCGTAGAGGACTCCCTGTTAATGGGCAGCGCACTAAAACAAATGCCCGTACGCGAAAGGGTCCCAGACGTTCAGTGGTCAAAAAGAAGAGAAGATCATAG
- a CDS encoding 50S ribosomal protein L36 yields the protein MKVKASIRRRCKECKIIRRRGILRVICKNPRHKQRQG from the coding sequence ATGAAGGTTAAAGCATCAATCAGACGTCGCTGTAAGGAATGCAAAATAATCCGACGCAGAGGCATACTGCGCGTGATTTGCAAAAATCCAAGGCACAAACAGCGACAAGGATAG
- a CDS encoding translation initiation factor IF-1, producing MSKDDAIQVEGKVLETLPNAMFRVELENGHKVLAHISGKMRMHYIKILPGDTVTIELSPYDLSRGRVIYRAR from the coding sequence ATGTCCAAAGATGATGCCATACAGGTTGAGGGAAAGGTGCTTGAAACCTTACCTAACGCCATGTTTCGCGTTGAGCTTGAAAATGGTCACAAAGTACTCGCGCATATTTCAGGTAAGATGCGTATGCACTATATAAAAATATTGCCTGGTGATACAGTAACCATAGAGCTGTCGCCCTACGACTTGTCCAGAGGCCGGGTTATATATAGGGCCAGGTAA
- a CDS encoding preprotein translocase subunit SecY has protein sequence MLRGLGGIGQVPELRRRIGFTLLMLAVYRVGVQIPTPGIDVAAMASFFDRAQGTLFGMFNMFSGGALRKMSILALGIMPYISASIIIQLLTVAIPHLEALKKEGEAGRKKISQYTRYGTVGLSLIQGLGIAIALESMRAPGGAPVVTEPGWPFRLLSALTFMSGTVFLMWLGEQITERGVGNGISLIIFAGIVARMPSAIIDTFSLMRTGDIHLALVIFLLVMMAAVIGFICFMERSHRRIPVQYARRVVGRKVYGGQSTHLPLKVNTAGVIPPIFASSIMMFPATMVNFIQVPWIQSITQSLRPGSFVYETIFVAAIIFFCYFYTAIIFNPVDIADNMKKHGGYVPGLRPGRRTSEYIDRVLTRITLIGAIYVSVICVLPSILISKLNVPFYFGGTALLIVVGVGMDTMAQIESHLITRSYEGFMKGARLKGRR, from the coding sequence TTGCTTAGGGGATTAGGAGGCATAGGCCAGGTCCCGGAGCTGCGCAGACGCATCGGTTTTACCCTGCTTATGCTGGCTGTGTATCGGGTCGGAGTCCAAATTCCTACTCCCGGTATTGATGTTGCGGCCATGGCGTCCTTCTTCGATCGCGCCCAGGGGACGCTATTTGGTATGTTCAACATGTTCTCCGGGGGAGCTCTCAGGAAAATGTCCATTTTGGCCTTGGGCATAATGCCTTATATCAGTGCTTCCATCATTATCCAGCTCCTTACAGTAGCAATTCCGCATCTTGAGGCCTTAAAAAAGGAAGGTGAGGCGGGAAGAAAGAAGATCAGCCAGTATACCAGGTATGGTACGGTGGGCCTGAGCCTTATCCAGGGGCTTGGAATAGCAATTGCTCTTGAGAGCATGAGAGCACCAGGTGGTGCTCCGGTAGTAACAGAGCCCGGCTGGCCTTTTCGACTTTTAAGTGCCCTGACTTTTATGTCAGGAACTGTATTTCTGATGTGGCTTGGAGAGCAAATCACGGAAAGAGGGGTAGGTAATGGTATTTCTCTGATTATCTTTGCAGGTATTGTAGCCAGAATGCCTTCAGCCATTATAGATACATTCAGCCTGATGCGTACCGGGGATATACATCTGGCACTGGTCATATTTCTCCTGGTGATGATGGCGGCCGTAATCGGATTCATATGTTTTATGGAGCGGTCGCACAGGCGTATTCCGGTCCAATATGCCAGAAGAGTGGTGGGACGAAAGGTATATGGAGGACAAAGCACCCATCTGCCCCTGAAAGTAAATACTGCAGGAGTAATACCACCGATTTTTGCATCGTCTATTATGATGTTTCCTGCAACCATGGTAAATTTTATCCAGGTGCCTTGGATACAGAGTATAACTCAGAGTCTGAGACCTGGAAGTTTTGTCTATGAGACGATCTTTGTAGCAGCCATTATCTTTTTCTGTTATTTTTATACAGCCATCATCTTCAATCCGGTTGATATCGCAGACAACATGAAGAAACATGGCGGTTATGTCCCGGGCCTCAGACCAGGAAGGCGCACTTCTGAATATATTGACAGGGTGCTGACCAGGATTACCCTGATAGGTGCCATTTATGTTTCTGTGATTTGCGTTTTGCCGAGCATATTGATTTCAAAGTTAAATGTTCCTTTTTATTTCGGTGGAACCGCCCTTCTGATTGTCGTGGGTGTGGGCATGGATACCATGGCTCAAATTGAGTCCCATCTTATCACCAGAAGCTACGAAGGATTTATGAAAGGAGCCAGGCTGAAGGGAAGAAGGTAG
- a CDS encoding 50S ribosomal protein L15, producing the protein MITLDSLGPHPGSKCGKKRIGRGPGSGHGKTACRGQKGQRSRSGPGIRPGFEGGQMPLYRKLPKRGFKNRFRKVYGVLNIGDLAKIGHEGVVDIAFLKSRGLIRKRYHLLKILGDGEIRQPLTVRAHAVSETARNKIETTGGRIEIIKERGREANIA; encoded by the coding sequence ATGATTACACTGGATTCATTAGGGCCTCATCCCGGATCCAAATGCGGGAAAAAGCGCATTGGAAGGGGACCGGGTTCTGGACATGGAAAAACGGCCTGCAGAGGTCAGAAGGGCCAACGATCCAGATCTGGCCCCGGTATTCGCCCAGGGTTTGAAGGAGGTCAGATGCCGTTGTACAGGAAACTTCCGAAACGAGGTTTCAAGAACCGTTTCAGAAAGGTCTACGGCGTATTGAATATTGGTGATCTGGCAAAGATCGGGCATGAAGGAGTGGTGGATATTGCCTTTCTGAAATCACGGGGACTTATACGTAAACGTTATCATCTCCTGAAAATATTAGGTGATGGAGAGATACGGCAACCGCTGACTGTTCGTGCTCATGCAGTCAGTGAAACAGCCAGAAATAAAATAGAGACTACTGGCGGACGGATAGAGATCATCAAGGAACGGGGCCGGGAGGCAAATATTGCTTAG
- a CDS encoding 30S ribosomal protein S5 has product MKNEQELIEKIVYINRVAKVVKGGRRFSFSALSVVGDGAGRVGFAMGKAREVPEALRKAREKAIKSMIQIPMVSKTIPHEVTGHFGAGRVLLKPASPGTGVIAGAVVRAIMEAAGIHDILTKCLGSNNPHNVMHATFDGLETLRVSVSRAKCRGRSVEKSQYDYSAESPEI; this is encoded by the coding sequence ATAAAAAACGAACAAGAGCTGATAGAAAAGATAGTTTATATTAACAGGGTGGCCAAGGTAGTCAAGGGCGGAAGGCGCTTCAGCTTCAGTGCTCTTTCGGTGGTAGGTGATGGGGCGGGAAGAGTCGGTTTCGCCATGGGAAAGGCCAGAGAAGTTCCTGAGGCACTCAGAAAGGCTCGCGAGAAGGCCATTAAGTCTATGATTCAGATACCAATGGTAAGCAAAACCATACCTCACGAAGTAACAGGTCATTTTGGTGCGGGCAGGGTTTTGTTGAAACCTGCATCACCAGGTACCGGGGTCATAGCCGGGGCGGTAGTAAGAGCAATCATGGAGGCGGCGGGAATTCATGATATACTGACCAAGTGCCTCGGCTCCAATAATCCACACAATGTAATGCATGCCACATTTGATGGTCTGGAAACCTTGCGTGTTTCCGTATCCAGGGCAAAATGCCGGGGCAGAAGCGTCGAAAAATCGCAGTATGATTACAGTGCAGAGAGTCCTGAAATATGA
- a CDS encoding 50S ribosomal protein L18: MAKTSPKLKARLRRKQHIRKRISGTGNRPRMAIFRSSKHIYAQIIDDERGITIASASSLTPEIRNKAGDLGDKTAVAKEVGRIVAQRAKGKGINAVAFDRGGYLYHGRVKALAEAAREAGLDF; the protein is encoded by the coding sequence ATGGCAAAGACAAGCCCTAAGCTGAAAGCGCGTTTAAGGCGCAAACAGCACATACGTAAGCGCATATCAGGGACGGGAAATCGTCCACGGATGGCAATTTTCCGGAGCAGTAAACACATATATGCTCAGATTATTGATGATGAACGAGGCATTACAATCGCGTCTGCTTCCTCCTTGACCCCTGAGATCAGAAACAAGGCAGGGGATCTTGGAGACAAAACGGCAGTTGCTAAAGAAGTCGGCCGGATTGTTGCCCAAAGGGCCAAAGGAAAAGGTATAAACGCGGTGGCGTTTGACCGTGGCGGATATCTATATCACGGCCGAGTAAAGGCCCTCGCAGAGGCGGCCAGGGAAGCCGGCCTTGATTTCTGA
- a CDS encoding 50S ribosomal protein L6, whose amino-acid sequence MSRIGKKPINVPSEAKITIDGRIITVQGPKGTLSLEVHPLAIVERDREQLIVRRAEDTRLGRSIHGLCRTLINNMVIGVTKGFTRELLLTGVGYKIEEKDNKLVFHLGYSHPIEFPLPEGIKARVERQKQISLILEGYDKELLGLTASRIRSLRPLEPYKGKGISYADERIIRKAGKAAAQ is encoded by the coding sequence ATGTCTCGAATAGGTAAAAAACCAATAAATGTGCCTTCGGAGGCCAAAATTACCATAGATGGACGTATCATTACTGTCCAGGGCCCCAAGGGCACCTTGAGTCTGGAAGTACATCCCCTGGCAATCGTTGAAAGAGATAGGGAACAGCTGATAGTCAGGAGAGCCGAGGATACAAGGCTGGGCCGTTCAATACATGGGTTGTGCCGGACACTTATAAATAACATGGTAATCGGGGTCACAAAAGGATTTACACGGGAGCTTCTATTAACAGGAGTCGGCTACAAAATTGAAGAAAAGGACAACAAGCTGGTATTTCACTTGGGCTATTCTCATCCGATAGAATTTCCTCTTCCTGAAGGAATCAAGGCCCGGGTAGAACGGCAAAAACAAATCAGTCTGATCCTGGAGGGATATGATAAGGAGCTTTTGGGGCTCACTGCTTCGAGAATCCGATCTCTCAGGCCGCTGGAGCCATATAAAGGCAAGGGAATCAGTTATGCTGATGAACGTATAATCCGCAAAGCCGGAAAGGCTGCTGCACAGTAG
- a CDS encoding 30S ribosomal protein S8, with translation MSMTDPVADMLTRLRNANKAKHDRVDIPFSNFKIGISKLLKKEGYISNFRIYRDRRQKILRLFLRYSDGQPVILGLKRISTPGRRVYCKKDAIPRIRAGLGTAVISTSKGIMTDAQARKNNVGGEVVCAIW, from the coding sequence ATGTCTATGACTGATCCTGTAGCGGATATGCTTACACGGCTCCGAAATGCCAATAAGGCAAAGCATGATAGGGTTGACATCCCTTTCTCTAATTTTAAGATAGGAATTTCGAAACTACTTAAAAAAGAAGGTTATATAAGCAACTTTCGTATCTACAGAGACAGACGACAGAAAATTCTTCGGTTGTTTCTGAGATACTCAGACGGGCAACCTGTTATTCTTGGATTAAAGCGGATAAGCACACCTGGACGACGGGTATATTGTAAGAAGGACGCAATTCCAAGGATAAGAGCCGGGCTCGGTACTGCGGTGATTTCTACATCAAAGGGTATCATGACCGATGCCCAGGCCAGGAAAAATAATGTTGGCGGAGAAGTTGTCTGCGCCATTTGGTAG
- a CDS encoding type Z 30S ribosomal protein S14, with translation MAKKALIYKVQRKPKFDVRKYNRCPICGRPRAFIRRFGLCRICFRKMASQGVIPGVTKASW, from the coding sequence TTGGCTAAAAAGGCGTTGATATATAAGGTACAGAGGAAACCAAAATTTGATGTCAGAAAATATAATAGATGCCCGATTTGTGGCCGTCCACGTGCCTTTATCAGAAGATTTGGCTTATGCAGAATATGTTTCAGGAAAATGGCCTCACAGGGTGTAATTCCAGGGGTCACCAAAGCCAGTTGGTAG
- a CDS encoding 50S ribosomal protein L5 — protein MVLLEERYKKECVPGLMEHFGYKNFHQVPKIEKVILNMGLGEAIENPKILDSAVEELTLISGQRPVITRARKSIAAFKVREGMPVGCRVTLRGQRMYDFLTKLINIAIPRIRDFRGISPKAFDGKGNYTLGIKEQIIFPEIDYDKIDKIKGMNVTVVTSAKTDDEARYLLDALGMPFRK, from the coding sequence ATGGTCCTCTTGGAAGAGAGATATAAAAAAGAATGTGTTCCAGGATTAATGGAACATTTTGGATATAAGAATTTCCACCAGGTTCCAAAAATCGAGAAGGTGATCTTGAATATGGGACTTGGCGAGGCAATTGAAAATCCAAAGATATTAGACTCCGCAGTTGAAGAATTGACCCTTATATCCGGACAGAGGCCGGTCATTACCAGGGCCAGGAAATCAATCGCAGCCTTTAAGGTGAGAGAAGGGATGCCTGTAGGGTGTCGCGTGACCCTCAGAGGACAACGAATGTATGATTTTCTCACCAAACTGATTAACATTGCCATTCCCAGGATCAGGGACTTCAGGGGTATATCGCCGAAGGCCTTTGACGGAAAGGGTAATTACACATTGGGCATTAAGGAGCAGATTATCTTTCCGGAAATCGACTATGACAAGATAGACAAGATCAAGGGAATGAATGTAACGGTGGTTACCAGCGCCAAAACTGATGACGAAGCTCGGTACTTATTGGATGCTCTTGGAATGCCGTTTCGTAAGTAG
- a CDS encoding 50S ribosomal protein L24, whose translation MKSVKTYLRKNDRVMVKAGRDKGRVGKILSILPAKGRALVEGAQMVKRHTRPGPGTSGGILEKEASIHLSNLLLICPKCTESTRISRKILEDGDKVRVCKKCGEVIPTEKK comes from the coding sequence ATGAAGAGCGTAAAGACATATCTGAGAAAAAATGACCGGGTAATGGTAAAGGCCGGCCGGGACAAAGGCAGGGTCGGCAAGATACTCTCCATTTTGCCTGCAAAAGGAAGGGCGCTTGTTGAGGGTGCACAGATGGTCAAACGCCATACACGCCCGGGGCCCGGTACAAGTGGCGGCATTTTAGAGAAGGAAGCATCCATCCATTTGTCTAATTTGTTGTTGATTTGCCCCAAATGTACCGAATCAACGCGAATATCCAGAAAGATACTGGAAGATGGGGATAAAGTCCGCGTCTGCAAGAAGTGCGGAGAGGTCATCCCGACAGAAAAAAAGTAG
- a CDS encoding 50S ribosomal protein L14, whose amino-acid sequence MIQQETLLNVADNSGAKRVCCIRVLGGTRRRVASIGDIVIVSVKEAIPNSKVKKGDVVKAVIVRTKKEIPRVDGSWIRFDENAAVLVNQYGEPVGTRIFGPVARELRAKRFMKIISLAPEVL is encoded by the coding sequence ATGATCCAGCAAGAAACATTATTAAATGTCGCCGACAATTCAGGTGCAAAACGCGTGTGCTGTATTAGGGTCTTAGGCGGAACTCGTAGGCGTGTTGCAAGCATAGGGGATATAGTAATTGTCTCGGTCAAGGAGGCCATACCAAATTCCAAAGTGAAAAAAGGTGATGTGGTTAAAGCCGTTATAGTACGGACCAAAAAAGAGATACCACGGGTTGATGGCTCCTGGATACGATTCGACGAGAATGCAGCGGTTTTGGTAAATCAATACGGAGAACCGGTTGGCACCAGAATTTTCGGACCAGTGGCCAGGGAGCTCAGGGCAAAACGTTTCATGAAGATAATATCGCTTGCACCCGAGGTGCTTTAG
- a CDS encoding 30S ribosomal protein S17: MNAGRKSRRMLIGTVASNKMDKTVVVKVVRRVRHPVYGKYIQQQKKYMAHDAGNSCGIGDKILIEEYRPMSRRKRWLVREVIEKAL; this comes from the coding sequence ATGAATGCCGGCAGGAAATCCCGCAGGATGCTTATTGGCACTGTTGCCAGCAATAAGATGGACAAGACAGTGGTTGTTAAGGTCGTTCGGCGAGTCCGGCATCCGGTATACGGCAAGTATATACAGCAACAAAAGAAGTACATGGCTCATGATGCAGGTAATAGCTGCGGAATTGGCGACAAAATTCTGATAGAAGAGTACCGACCTATGAGTCGACGCAAACGTTGGCTTGTTAGAGAAGTTATTGAGAAGGCTCTCTAG
- a CDS encoding 50S ribosomal protein L29, protein MSVADKLRELSTEEIQQKEKNLRQELFNLRFQQATHQLENVMRIRAVRRSIARTKTVLAEKIADSGV, encoded by the coding sequence ATGAGCGTAGCTGACAAACTCAGGGAACTGAGCACAGAAGAAATTCAGCAAAAAGAAAAAAATCTTCGGCAAGAGCTTTTTAATCTGCGGTTTCAGCAGGCTACTCACCAATTGGAAAATGTAATGAGGATTCGTGCCGTGAGGCGATCGATAGCAAGAACCAAAACAGTATTGGCAGAGAAAATTGCTGATTCCGGGGTATAG
- a CDS encoding 50S ribosomal protein L16, with amino-acid sequence MLSPKKVKYRKQQKGRIRGMAQRGNKLSFGDYGLKAIGRGRIKAQQIEAARIAITRRVKRRGKIWIRIFPDKPVSSKPAETRMGKGKGSVDCWVAVVKPGRMLYEMEGVDEASARAALRLAQYKLPVPTKIVARSEML; translated from the coding sequence ATGCTTAGCCCGAAGAAAGTCAAATACCGCAAACAACAGAAAGGCCGCATAAGAGGCATGGCACAACGGGGAAATAAGCTGTCCTTTGGCGATTACGGCCTTAAAGCCATCGGTCGCGGCAGGATCAAGGCCCAGCAGATAGAGGCCGCCCGGATAGCTATCACGAGGCGCGTAAAACGCCGTGGAAAAATATGGATACGAATATTTCCGGATAAGCCTGTCTCCAGTAAGCCCGCCGAGACCAGAATGGGCAAGGGTAAGGGCTCAGTGGATTGTTGGGTAGCAGTGGTTAAGCCAGGCAGGATGCTTTATGAGATGGAGGGTGTAGATGAGGCTTCTGCCAGGGCCGCCCTGAGGCTGGCACAATATAAGCTTCCGGTTCCCACCAAGATTGTCGCCAGGAGTGAAATGTTATGA